From Acidimicrobiales bacterium, the proteins below share one genomic window:
- a CDS encoding SRPBCC family protein, producing MRVQAGIEVNAPPSLVWAVVTDPDRLIDFMAGLTRWEPVGAKPLALGARYRVRMLVGSAQVGGLVEVVEFDEERDLAWTNVTGVDHRGRWRLRQRRPGCTDVTLRLSYSAPGGLLGVLADRLAAPMVRRNLRSSLNALQMLVEERSRAS from the coding sequence ATGCGTGTCCAAGCCGGGATCGAGGTGAACGCGCCGCCCTCGCTCGTCTGGGCCGTCGTCACCGACCCTGACCGGCTGATCGACTTCATGGCCGGGCTGACCCGGTGGGAGCCGGTCGGCGCAAAGCCACTTGCGTTGGGTGCTCGTTATCGCGTGCGGATGCTGGTCGGTTCGGCTCAAGTCGGTGGCCTCGTCGAGGTGGTCGAGTTCGACGAGGAGCGCGATCTGGCGTGGACGAACGTCACCGGCGTAGATCATCGAGGCCGTTGGCGACTTCGCCAGCGACGCCCGGGATGCACCGATGTCACCCTGCGTCTCAGCTACTCGGCTCCCGGTGGTCTCTTGGGCGTCCTCGCCGACCGACTGGCCGCACCAATGGTGCGTCGCAACCTCCGCAGCTCTCTGAACGCCCTGCAGATGCTCGTGGAGGAACGATCCAGAGCCAGTTGA
- a CDS encoding lysophospholipid acyltransferase family protein, with protein sequence MRARLVTPQEKRQGLIESAGSSLASSVAARVPRADLDQRDPDFIREWLPGAWLVATLWHRAEVRGLDRIPDEGPVLLVGNHSGGNMAPDTIVFTLAFVSYFGVERPFFQLAHNLVLAVPHLSWLPKFGAVAASHANSEQALRSGAALLVYPGGDREVHRPSWDSAKVDFGGRTGFVDLALTHDVPIVPVVAIGGQETALFLSRGERLARALRLDRLFRLKVLPISLALPWGLNVGDFFTHLPLPAKITIQALEPICLRSEYGPAPDRDTVADDITRRMQDCLDELAADRRLPVLG encoded by the coding sequence ATGCGTGCTCGACTCGTGACGCCCCAGGAAAAGAGGCAAGGTCTGATCGAGTCGGCCGGCTCCTCGCTGGCCTCGTCGGTGGCGGCACGGGTGCCCAGAGCCGATCTCGACCAACGGGATCCCGACTTTATTCGCGAGTGGCTGCCCGGGGCGTGGCTGGTGGCCACGCTCTGGCATCGGGCCGAGGTGCGGGGCCTCGACCGGATTCCGGACGAGGGCCCGGTGCTGCTCGTTGGCAACCATTCCGGCGGCAACATGGCGCCGGACACCATCGTGTTCACTCTCGCATTCGTCTCGTACTTCGGCGTCGAGCGACCGTTCTTCCAGCTGGCCCACAACCTGGTGCTCGCCGTGCCCCACCTGTCCTGGTTGCCGAAGTTCGGCGCCGTCGCCGCCTCACACGCCAACTCCGAGCAGGCGCTGCGCTCCGGCGCGGCGCTGCTCGTCTATCCGGGTGGTGATCGCGAGGTCCACCGGCCGAGTTGGGACTCGGCCAAGGTCGACTTCGGAGGTCGCACGGGCTTCGTCGATCTGGCCCTCACCCACGACGTGCCCATCGTGCCGGTGGTCGCCATCGGGGGTCAGGAGACTGCGCTGTTCCTGTCCCGCGGTGAGCGTCTCGCCCGCGCCCTGCGCTTGGACCGTCTCTTCCGGCTCAAGGTCCTGCCCATCTCCCTGGCGCTGCCTTGGGGCCTGAACGTAGGAGACTTCTTCACCCACCTGCCCCTTCCGGCCAAGATCACCATCCAGGCGCTCGAGCCGATCTGTCTGCGGTCCGAGTACGGCCCCGCGCCCGACCGTGACACCGTCGCCGATGACATCACGCGCCGGATGCAGGACTGTCTCGACGAGCTGGCCGCCGACCGGCGGCTGCCGGTGCTGGGCTGA